One Bacteroidales bacterium genomic window, TATGGATATTTCACCCGTTTTCTTATCTTTGGGTCTTCCCACGTGAGTCATCAATATGGGCCGGCCACCTTTGGCATAAATGCTCATCAAAGTCCCAATCGTGGAATCTATTCTGTAAGGATCCTTAATAATGCCTTTCTTAACTACATTGTGGTCCACTCTGGCCAAAACCACCTTACCGTTAAGATCCGCATCCTGCAATACTTGCAAATTTTTCATTTCACTCATAATACCTCCTTTTTATAATCAACACCACAATACATGATGTGATTCGTTTAAACATAAAATAATACTTATTTGTGAACCAAATATAAGATTCCTGCAAATTTAAAGATAAAAATAGATTTTTGTCTACCGATTGGCTACAAGTTAATCACTTAAAACCTGATTTTGCCCATGGTGCTTATTTTCTTTCGGTTTAAGCCGGCCGCATGAATTTTATCCAATCTTATCTGATATAAAATTCAACCTAATTTGGACAAGCCAAAACCAAACAGGATACTTTGAAGGAATTTAATGTGTTTCCGTTTTGGCTTGTCCAAATTAGCAAGCAAAATTTATGAGGCAAAATTATATAAAGGTCATGATCTTTTTCAATTATTTTTATCTTTGAAAAGGCTATAAAATCACAAACCCTGGCAATAAGGAAAAGAATCCGAAATATATGTTATTCAGAGAGATTATCGGGCAGGACAGGATAAAAGATCAGCTTATCAAAACGGTAAAGGAAAGCCGAATAGCTCATGCTCAACTATTCCTTGGACCGGAAGGTTCGGGTAAGCTTGCTCTGGCACTTGCTTATGCACAATATATCAACTGCGAAAACAAGGGAGAAAAGGATGCTTGCGGAACCTGTGCTTCGTGCAGAAAATATAACAAGCTGGTTCACCCCGATCTCCATTTTATGTTTCCGGTAAAAAAAGCTTCTGAATCCAAACCCGAAACTTCCGATCACTACATAGAAACATGGCGGAATACCCTTCTGGAAAACCCCTATATCAATCCCAGAACATGGTACCAAAAGCTGGATCTGGAAAATAAACAGGGCATCATTCCTGCCAATGAAAGCAACCGGGTCATTAATAAACTTTATTTCAAAAGCTTCGAATCGGAATACAAGATCATGATCATATGGCTCCCGGAACGCATGAACAGGAGTGCTGCCAACAAGCTGCTGAAACTGATCGAGGAACCACCGCCCAAAACACTTTTTCTGATGGTATCGGAAAATTCCGATCTGTTGCTTCCCACCATCCTGTCAAGAACACAAAAAATTCGTGTACCCAGAATTGATGATGAAAGCATGTTCAATGCAATCAGCGATCATTTCGGACTGGAGCCCAAAAAGGCCCAGGAAGTGGTAAGGTTGGCCAATGGCAATTACCTGGAAGCACTGCACTTTATTCATACAAGAGAAGAGGAAAAAGAAAATTTTCAGCGCTTCGTTTCGTTAATGCGTTTATGCTACAGCAAAAAAGTGGTGGATATACTGGACTGGGTGGATCAGAACGCATCAGTGGGAAGAGAAAACCTGAAAATTTTTCTGCAATATGCTTCCAGGATGGTCAGAGAAAATTTTATGTTGAATCTTAAAATGGAAAATCTCGTATACCTCACGGAAGAAGAAAAAACATTTTCAGATAATTTTTCATCATTCATCCATGAGAACAATGCACACAGAATTTATAACCAATTTAACAAAGCGTACCGGGACATTCAGATGAATGCACATACAAAAACCATATTGTTGGATCTTTCTATTCAACTGATGAAATTGTTAAGATTATAATTTTATTACCTTTGCATCAGAATCAAATGAAATGAATAATACATATACAATGTATATACTATATATATTCATGCACATGCATTTAAATCAAGCCATCTATGGACCAAAATATAAACAAAGATATAAACGGGGATCAATCCCTGAAGCAAGATCAAACCACACAATACCAAAATAAATGTCAAAGGGATTTTTGCAAAGCAGAGCACTATACCAAACTATCCGCGTACAATTGGCTGAAGGATCTCCCCAATAACGGGGATCAGTTCCATGTTGTTGAAGTTCGGTTCAAAAATACCCGTAAGGAATATTTCCAAAACATTAACCATATACCGCTCACTGAAGGGGATATTGTTGCATTAGAAGCTTCACCGGGTCATGATATCGGGATTGTTTCGCTTACCGGCGAACTGGTCTGGAGAAAATTGAAACAGGAGGGTATCACACCCGAAGATACCGAATTCAAAAAGATCTACAGAAAGGCTAAGGAAGCCGACATAGAAAAATGGCGCGAAGCTGTTGCCCTGGAACACCAAACGATGATCAAAGCCCGGAAGCTTGCCAAAGAGCTCAAACTGAACATGAAGATCGGCGATGTGGAATATCAGGGTGATAAGACCAAGGCCATTTTCTATTATATTGCAGAAGAAAGAGTGGATTTCAGGGAATTGATCAAAGTACTCGCCGAGGAATTCAAAATACGGATTGAGATGAGGCAGATCGGCACAAGGCAGGAATCCGGAAGAATTGGAGGCATTGGCTCGTGCGGAAGAGAATTGTGCTGTTCCAAATGGATCAGCAATTTCGTTTCAGTAACCACCAATGCAGCAAGATATCAGGAGTTGAGCCTGAATCCTCAGAAATTGGCGGGCCAGTGCGGCAAACTTAAATGCTGTCTCAATTTTGAACTCGATAGCTACATCGATGCCAAGAAAGATTTCCCGGATACTTCTATAGAGTTAAAAACCAAACAAGGGACAGCCTACCACCAAAAAACCGATATTTTCAAAAAAGTACTCTGGTATTCCTTCTACAAGGAATCCTCTGAAAACCTGATTCCGGTTACAGTAGATCGTGTCAAGGAAATCATCGAAATCAATCAGAAGGGTAACTGTGTGGAATCACTTGTTGAAGTAAAAGAATCCAGCACGGAGGGCTACAGTTTTGAGAACGATGTAGGCCAGGACAGTGCCGATCGTTTCAACAATAAGCAAAAGAGCAGCAAAAAGAAAAAAAACCGGCGAAACAAGAAAAAAAGAAAAAGCAAAAGCAATGATAAAAAACAGTAGGATCTTTTTGGGAGCTGTGTTGGCTCTTTTCTTGATACATGGCTGCAATTCCAATGTAATCCACAACGAAACCAAAGACATCCCCGGTTCCGAATGGAACAAAAACCAAATATTAAGCTATGACTTTAAAATAGAGGATACCCTCCAGCCCTATAATGTATATTTGAGTGTTCGCAACACTTCCAAGTACCAGTTCAGGAACCTTTACCTTTTCATCGAAACAACATCGCCCCGGGGAAATACGGTAAGGGACACATTTGAATGTATGCTGGCCGATGATAGAGGAAGATGGTACGGGAAAGGCTGGGGAGATGTTTATGAGAATAAGATCCCCTACAAAGAATATATAAGATTCCCGGCAAAAGGCACCTACGGCATGAAAATAGAGCAGGCCATGAGAAGATCGGACTTAAAGTACATTACTGATATTGGCATTGTGATAGAAGAAGCAAAAATTCCGGACCGTGAGCAAGAATAAGCTGACGCGTTTTGCGGAGATGAAAGCCTTCCCGAATGTGATCGAACCGGAATTCGTGGAAGTATTTAATAAGGATTACCATTTAAAGGGAAAATGGCATCAGGCAGTCTTTAAGAATGACAATCCCATTGTTTTAGAACTTGGATGCGGAAAAGGAGAGTATACGGTTAACCTGGCCCGTCGATATCCCGGCTACAATTTCATCGGGATTGATATCAAGGGAGCCAGAATGTGGAGAGGAGCCAAAACTGCTGTGGAGGAAAATATTCCCAACGCCGTATTTCTCAGAACCAGAATAGATTTTATCACTTCCTTCTTTGAGAAGGATGAAGTTACGGCCATCTGGATAACCTTCCCCGACCCTCAGCCCAAAAAAGCCAGAAAACGCCTGGTCTCCACAAAGTTCTTAACCCGTTATCAGCAGTTTATACGGGACGATGCCACCATTCACCTCAAAACAGACAATTCCAATGTTTACCAGTATACCCTGGCCATTATCCGGGAAAATAAGCTGAATCTACGGCATGCCGAAAACGACATCCATGCTCTCAATAACAGTGAGCTGGAAGAGGTCAGAAAAATTCAAACCTTCTATGAAAAACAATTCCTGGAAGAAAATAAAAAAATCAAATACATAGCTTTCAAACTGGACAAACACCAAAATTTGAAAGAACCGCAGGATGAATGAAGAATCCTTCTTCCAAAAGGTATATAAAGTAACCAAAATGATCCCTGAGGGCAGGGTAACCACTTATGGAGCCATTGCGAGGTATCTGGGTGCACCCGGCTCGGCAAGGATGGTTGGGTGGGCATTGAATAACAGCCATGCACAGGATGAATTCATTCCTGCCCACAGGGTGGTCAACAGGCAAGGCCTTCTTACCGGGAAACATCACTTTCCCGGACCGGATGTAATGCAACAATTACTGGAAAGTGAAGGGGTTCGCGTAAAAGATGATCAAGTTTATGATTTTCATAACCTTTTCTGGGATCCAAATAAAGAATGATTAATAGAATTTTTTGAATAATTTGGACATGCCAAAACCAAACAGGATGCTTTCAAGGAATTTATGTGTTTCCGTTTTGGCTTCTCCAAATTAGGGATTGTATAATTATCTCCTTATTTTTGTTGTTTATTTAAATCAAATTAATATAATATGTTTTTATGAGTTACTCGAAGAAACAAATTTTAGATATACTTAAAAAGGTGAAACATCCGGAAAAACAGCAGGATATCGTTTCACTGGGCATGGTGGATGACATGGAGATCAAAGAAGACAGCGTAAGTTTCAGCCTGTTATTTAAAAAGCAAAACGACCCAGTTATCTCCTCTCTCAGGAAAGCCTGTGTACAGGCAATAGAAGATGAATTGGGTGAAAAAGTCCAGATACGGGGAAACATATCGGTTAAAACGGAGGAACAAAAACAGGACAAAGAAACAGCATCCGGGGAAGATGAACCCGTGCTTCCCGGGGTAAAAAACATCATTGCCATAGCTTCAGGTAAAGGGGGCGTAGGTAAATCCACCATCGCCTGCAATACTGCTGTGAGCATGGCTAAAACCGGCGCCAGGGTAGGTCTGATCGATGCAGATATCTTTGGCCCTTCCATACCCAAAATGTTCAATGTAGAAGGACAAAGACCTTACGTAAAAAAAGAAGAAGGGATTGATAAAATAACACCTATTGAAAATTATGGGGTTAAGATGCTTTCCATAGGATTTTTTATTAACCCGGAAGATGCATTGGTTTGGAGAGGCCCTATGGCCACGAATGCATTACAACAGATGATCAACCAAGGCGACTGGGGGGAACTTGATTATTTAGTGGTTGACCTGCCCCCGGGAACAAGCGATGTCCATTTAACGCTGGTGCAGGAATTGCCTGTAACCGGAGCCGTAATTGTGAGCACCCCTCAAAAAGTGGCATTGGCCGATGCCATTAAGGGAATACGGATGTTTACACAACAACAGATCAATGTTCCGGTGTTGGGGCTGGTAGAGAATATGTCGTGGTTCACTCCGGCAGAGTTGCCTGATAACAAATACTATATATTCGGAAAAGAAGGATGTAAAAAGCTTGCCGAACAGGAAGGAATACCCCTTCTGGGACAAATACCCATAGTGCAGAGCATCATGGAAGACGGAGAGAAAGGAACACCAACGGCTTTGGATGAAAATTCACAGACCGGTGCGGCGTTTTATGAATTGGGCCAAAACCTGATCAATGAAGTTGAAAAAAGAAATAAAAACCTTGATCCTACCCAAAGGGTGCAGATCAAACACAAATAAACTAAAACTACAGCCATGGAACAGGAAAAAAGAAAGGAAATAGAAAAAAAGATATCCGAAACGATAGATAAAGTAAGACCTTACCTGTTAGCCGACGGGGGTGATATCTCATTGGAGGAAATCACCGACGATCTTACTGTAAAGGTTCATTTAAAGGGAGCTTGCGGTACCTGCCCTTTCAGCCTTTATACCCTTAAAAACGGAGTTGAACAGGCATTGAAAAAGGAGATACCCGAAGTAAAAGAAGTTGTTGCAATCAACAACGAGTAGCCAGAATACGGGCGTATTGACCTAAAAGGACGAAAGGCCCTTTTGCTCATTTTCAGGAAATGAATCATTTTTATATGTACGTGGAATTTTAATTTGGACAAGCCAAAACCAAACAGGATGCTCTCAAGGAATTTAATGTTCTTCCGTTTTGGCTTGTCCAAATTAGGATTTATACTCCATATGGATAATATCAAATCCAAAATTCAGTTAGATTGGTTAAAGAACCATTTAATGTGAAAACACCGATAAAAATACGGGTCATTCCATTATTGCTGCTTTTTCTTTTTCCGTGGCTCTTCTTTCAGTGCAGCCCGGAAAAAAATACGGCTATTACACGCTTTTATCACAACCTCACCTCTTATTACAACATCCTGTTCAATGCCAAAGAAAGCTATGAGGAAGGATTAAACAGGTATAAAGAAGGGCACCAATATGATTTTACAAGAACGCTTCCCTTGTTCATCAACGGCAACGAAACGCTCTCGGAAAACATAAAACCCCAGATGGACCGAACAATAGAAAAATGCTCCAAATTGATCCGCTTACATTCCATCTCTTCAAAGCCCAAATCCCTTGAAGACAAAAGAAACTTAAGCAAAGAAGAAAAAGAATATTACAACAAATCGGAATTTAACAAGTACGTGGACGATGCCTACCTGTTGATGGGAAAAGCTTACTTCTGGGAGATGGAGTACGGCACAGCCGCAAAATTATTACAACATGCAAGTTGGGAATTCAAGAATGAACTTATTCAGCAGGAGTCCAAAATCTGGCTTTCCCGGTGTCATATTGAAATGAACAATTTCAGGGAAGCGGAAAAAGTACTTGCCGGTTTTGAGAAAGAACACACGCTGTCTGACAACTTCGCAACCGAATTTTTTGCTACCTATGCCGACTATCATATCAAACAGGATCAACCTGAAGATGCCATTCCCCATTTGAAAAAAGCAATTGATCATGCCGATAAAAAAGAGAAAAGAGTGAGGTATTCGTTCATACTTGCTCAGCTTTATGAGGAAGCCGAAAAACACAATGAAGCTTTCCGGCAATATGAAGCAGTGATAGACATGAATCCCGATTATAAAATGGAATTCAATGCCAGGTTAAAACGGGCCACGCTCTCGCAGATAACCAGGCGGGGCGGCAATGAAGTAAAAAGAGACCTTGAGAACATGGTGGGAAATAATAAAAATGAAGAATACCTGGATCAGATTTATTATGCTTTGGGTGAAATAGCTGTTGCAGAGAACAACTTCCAACAGGCCCTGGATTATTACAAAAAGTCAATTGCTCACAACACCGATAATGAAAATCAAAAAGGACTTTCCTACCTATCGGTCGCTGATATTTATTTCCAGAATAAGAAATATTCCAATGCTCAGGCATACTATGACAGTGCAGTAACTACCATTGAATCCGACTACCCGGGATACACCGATCTGTTTATGAAAACACAGCATCTGACAAGCCTCGTTGATAATCTGAACACCATTGAAAGGGAGGACAGCCTCCAGAAAGTGGCCAGGATGGAACCCGCTGAAAGGAACCGGCTGATAAGCCAGCTAATTGAAAAACGAAGGAAATCAGAACAACAAAAAACACGCGATCAGCAAAATCAATTAAGTGCTCAAAGAAGACAAAACACCAATCGGAACAGGACCGACGGAGCGTGGTATTTTTACAGTTCTACTGCCATACAAAACGGCCAGTCAGAATTTGAGAACAGGTGGGGCAATCGGGAATTGAAAGACAACTGGCGCATCAGCAGTAAAACCCAGGCTGATTTTGAAGGCTTTTCAGATAGTGAAGAACAAGAGCAGGCTCAAAAAACCAATCAACAGCAATACAGCAAGAGCAACAAACAATATTACGTCAAGAATCTGCCCCTGACGGATTCGGCCATGGAAGCCTCCCACAGCAAAATTCAGGAAGCTTATTTCAGCGTAGGAAATATTTACATGAATGACCTGAACAACCCAGCCAAAGCGATTGAAGCATTTCAGACACTTAATGAGCAGTATCCCGACAATCCCTTTAAACTCACCTGTTATTACAACATGCACAAACTATATAAAAAACAGGACAATACAAGCCAGGCCGAAAGATATAAAGATAAAATCCTGAATGAATATCCTGAAAGCAATCATGCAAAAGTTTTGAACAATCCCGATTATTTCAGGGAACTGGAAAACCGGAAGAATGAGGCAGAAAAGCTATATTCGGAATCTCTGGAGCTATACCGCAACAATCAATACGGAAAAGTGCTCGACAACTGCCGTAAAGCAAAAGAACAATTAGAGGACAGCACTTATCTTGCAAGATTTGATTACCTGGAAGCATTGGTTATAGGCCAGACGAGGGATATTATTTCATTCCGCAACCGGCTGCAATCGCTGGTTGAATCTTATTCAGAAACAGACGTTTCCGGTCAGGCAAAAGATATTTTATCCTATCTCCAAAAAACAGAACTGCAGCAGCTCAACAAGAAATTTGCTCAAAACAAGCCGGGCTCAGATGACGGAGAAAAATCTACGCCTGACACTTCCGGAGAGGATGTATCCACAGCACGGGAAGTGGAAGACAGCCTGTATACCTTTAACAAAGATGGGCCCTATTACTTCGCCATCATCGCAAATCCGGAAAAAATTGACCTTGACCGGCTCAGGTTTGAAGTGATTAATTTTAACCTGGATTATTTCCTTCAAAAAGACTATAACACAGAAATCAGTGAATTCAATGAATTCTACAACATCATTACGGTAAGGAAATTCGAGGACTACAGCACGGCAAAAAAATATTTCGATCTGCTTAGCAAAAGAGAAGAAAGAGTTTTTTCCGAAGTGGATTCCAACGAATACAGATATTTTTTCATTTCAGTAAAAAATTACCTTACTTTACTTGATAAAAAATCAATAATTGAATATATTAACTTCTTTAAAGAAAGAACCATTTAATAATTAGTGGATTGCAAAAAAGATGGGCGCAAACACAAGGATGAAAAGCATTGAGGTACTATGGATTGATGATGAAATTGACTTACTAAAGCCCCAAATCCTGTTTCTGGAAGAAAAGGGTTATACGGTATTCACTGTAAGCAATGCCGATGATGCCATTGAAGCATTAAAAAACAAAACCTATGACATCATCCTTCTGGATGAACAAATGCCAGGCGTGAGCGGTTTGGAGGCACTTGGCAGGATAAAGAACAACGCCCAATCTACCCCTGTCATTATGATCACCAAAAGCGAAGAAGAAGACATTATGGAAGAAGCGATAGGGGCTAAAATTGATGATTACCTGATCAAACCTGTAAATCCGAAACAAATTCTGCTGACCATAAAAAAACATGTGGAGACCAGAAAAATCGTCTCTCAAAAAACCATATCCAAGTATCAATCCAATTTTCAGGAAATTACCCAATTGATCAATCAGGCCGAAACCCCCGACCACTGGAAAACGATCTACGATAAAATCGTTTACTGGGAGCTTGAACTGGAAGGGCAGAGCGAAGGTGAGATGAATGAGGTATTGACAATGCAGAAGACAGAGGCGAACAAAGAATTCTCAAAATTCATTGAAGCCAATTACTTCAACTGGTTTTCGGATAATACCCAAAGTCCGCTATTGTCTCCCAATTTAATGAAATATAAGATATTCCCTTTGCTTGAACAGGGTGAGAAGGTATGTTTAATATTGATTGACAACCTTCGTTATGATCACTGGAAAAAACTGAGTCCGTTTTTCAGGGAGTATTATTCGATAGATAATGAAGAGATGTATTTCAGCATACTACCCACCGCCACTCAGTATTCAAGGAATTCTATTTTTGCCGGTTTAATGCCCCTTGAAATTTCAGAGATGTATCCAAAATTCTGGTTGAATGATGAAGAAGAAGGGGGCAAAAATCTGAAGGAAAAAAGCCTGTTAAAAAACCACATCGATCGACAGGGACTGGATATTAAATTCTATTACGAAAAACTGGGAGCCACTAAAAAAGGAACAAAGCTTTTACAGAATCTCTCCAATCTTGAAAATTATCCCTTAACAGTACTCATTATCAATTATATCGATATGCTTTCCCATGCCCGCACGGAAATAGAGGTAATAAAAGAGCTCGCCAGCAATGAAGCTGCATACCGAACATTAACACAATCCTGGTTCACTCACTCTTCACTTTTTACCTTAATTAAAGAACTGGCTGATAAAAACATCAATCTGATTATCACTACTGATCACGGCAATATTCAGGTACAGAATCCAAGAAAGGTGATTGGAGATAAAAAAACCTCCGTAAACCTCAGATACAAAAATGGTAAAAATCTTTCCTATAATCCTTCGGAGGTGGTTGAAGTCAACGATCCGGAGACCATCCATCTTCCCAAAACCCACCTGTCCACAAAATATATTTTCTGCCGGAATCAGGATTATTTTGTGTATCCCAACAACTACAATTATTATGTCAATTACTACAAGGATACTTTTCAGCACGGTGGTATTTCGATGGAAGAGATGATGATTCCTTTTGTTAATTTGAAACCAAAGCAATAACAGACCGATGCAGACGCTATATATAAAAAATCTGAAAAGTTTACCTGATGTAGCCAGTAAGTTTCTGGATACCAATAAAGAGCATAAAATATTTGCATTCTTCGGTGACCTGGGTTCAGGAAAAACCACTTTTATTAAAGCCATTTGTAACGAACTGAATGTTATCGATATCGTAAGCAGTCCTACATTTTCCCTTATCAATGAATACAGGAGCAAAGAGGGGCACATCATTTACCACATGGATTTTTACAGGATCAATTCCCTGGATGAAGCCCTGAACATTGGAATAGAGGATTACCTGACCACAAATAATTATTGCTTTATTGAATGGCCGGAGAAAATAGAAAGCCTGTTGCCCAATCAAACCACATACATTAAAATCTCAGAGGACGAGGAAAAGGGGAGAATTCTTAATATTTATTAGCTCATTTCATTATGGCAGGAAAGAAAACTCAATGATATCAATATATAACGGACTAATTCTATGAAAATGAATCAACCTTCATATTTTTCGCTTGAAAAGGCAGGCATTTTCCCAAAGGAAGAAATGCTTGAAGTGGGCAGAAAACACAACAAACTGGTCATTGGGATACCCATGGATGACCATAAAATTGAAAAAAGGGTGGCCCTTACTCCTGAAGCGGTTGAAGTGCTTGTCAACCAGGGCCACGAAGTGATCATTGAAAGCGGGGCCGGTGATGCGGCCAATTACCGTGACCACGAATACAGTGAAAATGGAGGATTTATAGTACGTGAAAAAGATCAGGTTTATCAATGCGACATCATTATAAGGATTTCACCCCTCAATGAGGATGAGATAGACCTTTTGAAAGGGGACCAGATCATATTTACCAACATCAATCTTCCCCAACAGGGGGCCGAATATATTCAGAAACTGATGCAAAAGAATGTCATTGCCATTGCTTTTGAATACCTAAG contains:
- a CDS encoding gliding motility lipoprotein GldH — translated: MIKNSRIFLGAVLALFLIHGCNSNVIHNETKDIPGSEWNKNQILSYDFKIEDTLQPYNVYLSVRNTSKYQFRNLYLFIETTSPRGNTVRDTFECMLADDRGRWYGKGWGDVYENKIPYKEYIRFPAKGTYGMKIEQAMRRSDLKYITDIGIVIEEAKIPDREQE
- a CDS encoding MGMT family protein, with translation MNEESFFQKVYKVTKMIPEGRVTTYGAIARYLGAPGSARMVGWALNNSHAQDEFIPAHRVVNRQGLLTGKHHFPGPDVMQQLLESEGVRVKDDQVYDFHNLFWDPNKE
- a CDS encoding PglZ domain-containing protein, whose translation is MKSIEVLWIDDEIDLLKPQILFLEEKGYTVFTVSNADDAIEALKNKTYDIILLDEQMPGVSGLEALGRIKNNAQSTPVIMITKSEEEDIMEEAIGAKIDDYLIKPVNPKQILLTIKKHVETRKIVSQKTISKYQSNFQEITQLINQAETPDHWKTIYDKIVYWELELEGQSEGEMNEVLTMQKTEANKEFSKFIEANYFNWFSDNTQSPLLSPNLMKYKIFPLLEQGEKVCLILIDNLRYDHWKKLSPFFREYYSIDNEEMYFSILPTATQYSRNSIFAGLMPLEISEMYPKFWLNDEEEGGKNLKEKSLLKNHIDRQGLDIKFYYEKLGATKKGTKLLQNLSNLENYPLTVLIINYIDMLSHARTEIEVIKELASNEAAYRTLTQSWFTHSSLFTLIKELADKNINLIITTDHGNIQVQNPRKVIGDKKTSVNLRYKNGKNLSYNPSEVVEVNDPETIHLPKTHLSTKYIFCRNQDYFVYPNNYNYYVNYYKDTFQHGGISMEEMMIPFVNLKPKQ
- the tsaE gene encoding tRNA (adenosine(37)-N6)-threonylcarbamoyltransferase complex ATPase subunit type 1 TsaE — translated: MQTLYIKNLKSLPDVASKFLDTNKEHKIFAFFGDLGSGKTTFIKAICNELNVIDIVSSPTFSLINEYRSKEGHIIYHMDFYRINSLDEALNIGIEDYLTTNNYCFIEWPEKIESLLPNQTTYIKISEDEEKGRILNIY
- a CDS encoding NifU family protein, producing the protein MEQEKRKEIEKKISETIDKVRPYLLADGGDISLEEITDDLTVKVHLKGACGTCPFSLYTLKNGVEQALKKEIPEVKEVVAINNE
- a CDS encoding Mrp/NBP35 family ATP-binding protein produces the protein MSYSKKQILDILKKVKHPEKQQDIVSLGMVDDMEIKEDSVSFSLLFKKQNDPVISSLRKACVQAIEDELGEKVQIRGNISVKTEEQKQDKETASGEDEPVLPGVKNIIAIASGKGGVGKSTIACNTAVSMAKTGARVGLIDADIFGPSIPKMFNVEGQRPYVKKEEGIDKITPIENYGVKMLSIGFFINPEDALVWRGPMATNALQQMINQGDWGELDYLVVDLPPGTSDVHLTLVQELPVTGAVIVSTPQKVALADAIKGIRMFTQQQINVPVLGLVENMSWFTPAELPDNKYYIFGKEGCKKLAEQEGIPLLGQIPIVQSIMEDGEKGTPTALDENSQTGAAFYELGQNLINEVEKRNKNLDPTQRVQIKHK
- a CDS encoding tetratricopeptide repeat protein codes for the protein MKTPIKIRVIPLLLLFLFPWLFFQCSPEKNTAITRFYHNLTSYYNILFNAKESYEEGLNRYKEGHQYDFTRTLPLFINGNETLSENIKPQMDRTIEKCSKLIRLHSISSKPKSLEDKRNLSKEEKEYYNKSEFNKYVDDAYLLMGKAYFWEMEYGTAAKLLQHASWEFKNELIQQESKIWLSRCHIEMNNFREAEKVLAGFEKEHTLSDNFATEFFATYADYHIKQDQPEDAIPHLKKAIDHADKKEKRVRYSFILAQLYEEAEKHNEAFRQYEAVIDMNPDYKMEFNARLKRATLSQITRRGGNEVKRDLENMVGNNKNEEYLDQIYYALGEIAVAENNFQQALDYYKKSIAHNTDNENQKGLSYLSVADIYFQNKKYSNAQAYYDSAVTTIESDYPGYTDLFMKTQHLTSLVDNLNTIEREDSLQKVARMEPAERNRLISQLIEKRRKSEQQKTRDQQNQLSAQRRQNTNRNRTDGAWYFYSSTAIQNGQSEFENRWGNRELKDNWRISSKTQADFEGFSDSEEQEQAQKTNQQQYSKSNKQYYVKNLPLTDSAMEASHSKIQEAYFSVGNIYMNDLNNPAKAIEAFQTLNEQYPDNPFKLTCYYNMHKLYKKQDNTSQAERYKDKILNEYPESNHAKVLNNPDYFRELENRKNEAEKLYSESLELYRNNQYGKVLDNCRKAKEQLEDSTYLARFDYLEALVIGQTRDIISFRNRLQSLVESYSETDVSGQAKDILSYLQKTELQQLNKKFAQNKPGSDDGEKSTPDTSGEDVSTAREVEDSLYTFNKDGPYYFAIIANPEKIDLDRLRFEVINFNLDYFLQKDYNTEISEFNEFYNIITVRKFEDYSTAKKYFDLLSKREERVFSEVDSNEYRYFFISVKNYLTLLDKKSIIEYINFFKERTI
- the holB gene encoding DNA polymerase III subunit delta' is translated as MLFREIIGQDRIKDQLIKTVKESRIAHAQLFLGPEGSGKLALALAYAQYINCENKGEKDACGTCASCRKYNKLVHPDLHFMFPVKKASESKPETSDHYIETWRNTLLENPYINPRTWYQKLDLENKQGIIPANESNRVINKLYFKSFESEYKIMIIWLPERMNRSAANKLLKLIEEPPPKTLFLMVSENSDLLLPTILSRTQKIRVPRIDDESMFNAISDHFGLEPKKAQEVVRLANGNYLEALHFIHTREEEKENFQRFVSLMRLCYSKKVVDILDWVDQNASVGRENLKIFLQYASRMVRENFMLNLKMENLVYLTEEEKTFSDNFSSFIHENNAHRIYNQFNKAYRDIQMNAHTKTILLDLSIQLMKLLRL
- the trmB gene encoding tRNA (guanosine(46)-N7)-methyltransferase TrmB: MKAFPNVIEPEFVEVFNKDYHLKGKWHQAVFKNDNPIVLELGCGKGEYTVNLARRYPGYNFIGIDIKGARMWRGAKTAVEENIPNAVFLRTRIDFITSFFEKDEVTAIWITFPDPQPKKARKRLVSTKFLTRYQQFIRDDATIHLKTDNSNVYQYTLAIIRENKLNLRHAENDIHALNNSELEEVRKIQTFYEKQFLEENKKIKYIAFKLDKHQNLKEPQDE